A window of bacterium genomic DNA:
ATCAGAGCGTATATTTTGAATGTTAACAACGGAGGGAGGATTTAATGAGGAAACCAGCCAGGGTATTGCTTATCGCTATCGCTTTCGGGCTTATTTTTACAGGATGCGAGAAGAAAAAGCCGCCATCGGGAGAGGAAAACAAACCGCCAGAAATAAGTATAACGGCTCCGCACAATGGCGATACGGTGTTCATTCCTTTTGATATAACGGTGGAGGCTACCGATGACGATAGCGTTGTTTCGGTGGTCTTCATGGTCAACGGCGAGACTTTGGCAACGCTAACCTCGTCTCCGTACCAGGTTTCCGTGGCTGACTCATCGGATACGGGCAATCTTTTAATCGTGGCATGTGCTTTCGATAATGATGGTGACAGTGCATGCGCGTCAGTAACTGTGTTCGCGAAACTTCCTGAGGAACCTTCCGATTTCAGGCTCGATGCCCCAAAGAAGAGTTCTCACAATGTTTATCTTGTGTGGAAGCGATTCACGAGCGGTGTGTTTTACAGATACCGGGTTTACATGGCTTCTGGTGCAACCGTTGATTCGACCGATTCCATGGTCGCTGAAATAGGAACTGTGGGTGATACATCACTTCTTGTTGACTATTTAGCCCCCACATCGACATACTCCTTCAGGGTTTATGTTCTACCTCTCGGTGGTGAACCGCTTAAGAGCAACAAAGTAACCGTGACGACGGAGGAAGTCCCGATACCTCATGATGACCATGCACCACTCGTTCACATTCCAGCTGACGAATTTGATATGGGTGACTCGTGGGGAATTGGTGGTGCTGAGGAGTTTCCCGTTCACATCGTTCACCTATCCGAATATTACATATACAAGTACGAAGTTACATGCGCACAGTATGCCGAGTTCATCGCTTCTGGCGGCTACGATGACCCTGAGTGGTGGGACCCGGTAAGCTGGAAGTGGAAGGAGTCAGAGCACATAAATGCTCCCCTTAACTGGGGCAATCCCGACTACCATCTTGGGGAGGAATTCCCGAATTACCCTGTTACCGGAATTTCATGGTACGAGGCTATGGCT
This region includes:
- a CDS encoding SUMF1/EgtB/PvdO family nonheme iron enzyme, encoding MRKPARVLLIAIAFGLIFTGCEKKKPPSGEENKPPEISITAPHNGDTVFIPFDITVEATDDDSVVSVVFMVNGETLATLTSSPYQVSVADSSDTGNLLIVACAFDNDGDSACASVTVFAKLPEEPSDFRLDAPKKSSHNVYLVWKRFTSGVFYRYRVYMASGATVDSTDSMVAEIGTVGDTSLLVDYLAPTSTYSFRVYVLPLGGEPLKSNKVTVTTEEVPIPHDDHAPLVHIPADEFDMGDSWGIGGAEEFPVHIVHLSEYYIYKYEVTCAQYAEFIASGGYDDPEWWDPVSWKWKESEHINAPLNWGNPDYHLGEEFPNYPVTGISWYEAMAYARFVGKSLPTEAEWEFAARGNEGEDINSDGIPDGFKFPWGNEFYRGDSTFCNYKSGADGGMDSYDDGYRLTAPVGSYPHGASPFGVMDMAGNVAEWCYDWFDINYYSFSPYENPTGPETGTEKVVRGGSYITTSSIDLPGYNLRTTSRAKKSPETRRNFIGFRLVKRVR